CGTGCCGTCCGCGGGGGAGTGCGTCTTCGTGATCGGACCCGAGGGCGGCATCAGTCCCGAGGAACTTGAGGCCTTCCGGGGCGCGGGCGCACGGCTCGTCAGCCTGTCGGACGCGGTCCTGCGCGCATCCACTGCCGGAGTCGTCGCCCTGGCCCAGCTCCAGGCACTCGCCGCACGCGGCGGGCCCAACGGCTCAGACCTGTAGCTCCAGCGGAACCGGCTTGCCGCTGCTGTGCAGGCCCGACAGGTCCTTGAGCACCACGTGGTTGCGGTCGTTGGTCGTGCCCAGGGTGAGCTGGGGCATGAGGCCCATGACCTGCCAGCGGCTGCGGAACAGCCATTCCTCGGCGGCGTGGGTGGCGATGCGCCAGAAGTTGAGCAGGTAGCCGCCCTCGTAGAGGTGGAGTAGTGCGTAGCCGCCGGGGTAGGCGGCGCAGGCCGCGTTCTCGAAATATTCGGTGTGGGAGCCCTGCACGTCGGCCTTGCCGCGGCGCATCCGGTGGGTGTGTCCGGTGTGGTGCAGGAAGACCCCCTTGGCGCGCCGTTCGAGGCTCTGCACGGCGAGGCGGTCACGCCACCGCAACATGAATTGGGGCCCGGCCGGTGAGGTGAGGGCCGCGTCGTGGGTGACGGGGTGGTGACTGGTCACCAGGGTGGGGCGGTCGGGTTCGTCGGCCAGGCAGGCGCGGATGTGGTCGAGTTGGTCGGGCAGGATCCATCCGCCGCCCCCGCCGCGGGTGGTGTCGATGCCCAGTATCCGCAGTCCCTCGGGGGTCTGGTTGGCGCACATGTGTTGGTAGGCGACGAAGGCGTCGCCGAAGGGGTCGGTGCCGTCGCGGCGTGGCCGGTCGTGGTTGCCGCGCACGGCAAGCCAGTCGTCCTGGCTGGTGCCGTAGCCGGCGAGCAGCTGCCGGGCCAGCGCGACCTGGTCGCTGGTG
The window above is part of the Propionibacterium freudenreichii subsp. freudenreichii genome. Proteins encoded here:
- a CDS encoding metallophosphoesterase — encoded protein: MATDLEVLTITPTSAVISWITRSHRGRSLLPQPAFTDTQLWVGDADSTLRLVHDDPTPRAFHQVTVTGLEPGREYGFRARSGGIQPLPGLYTTNRHTSPERVHRFVTLIPPPGRYLTTIALANDMHLGEKRQGIVLGALPTSVAPARGQAGYPRMMFTAMLDELDTTHDHPFLVLGGDITYDGTSDQVALARQLLAGYGTSQDDWLAVRGNHDRPRRDGTDPFGDAFVAYQHMCANQTPEGLRILGIDTTRGGGGGWILPDQLDHIRACLADEPDRPTLVTSHHPVTHDAALTSPAGPQFMLRWRDRLAVQSLERRAKGVFLHHTGHTHRMRRGKADVQGSHTEYFENAACAAYPGGYALLHLYEGGYLLNFWRIATHAAEEWLFRSRWQVMGLMPQLTLGTTNDRNHVVLKDLSGLHSSGKPVPLELQV